A genomic segment from Pyrodictium occultum encodes:
- a CDS encoding ribbon-helix-helix domain-containing protein: MPQTVIVTFKAPVELVERLDELVRSGVFRNRSEALRRALVMLISRYRGAELDSPHGGGEEDALQAT, from the coding sequence TTGCCGCAGACCGTGATAGTGACCTTCAAGGCGCCGGTGGAGCTTGTGGAGAGGCTTGACGAGCTGGTGCGCAGCGGGGTGTTCCGTAACCGTAGCGAGGCTCTCCGTCGCGCCCTGGTTATGCTGATAAGCAGGTACCGGGGTGCAGAGCTTGACTCGCCTCACGGAGGAGGAGAGGAGGACGCTCTACAAGCTACGTGA